The Mytilus edulis chromosome 5, xbMytEdul2.2, whole genome shotgun sequence genomic interval attttcaCATCTCTTGATAGGTGTGAGAAAATTtatctcctcactagtgaaatatctgGCAAATGATTGGTCGATATATGATTGTAACCTGACATGTTTTGTTGTGTcatgaattttcctattgtgacgtcataacAAAGGTGACCATTCCTGATGTCGGCACAAAACAAGTACACATCGTTCTTCTTGCAATCACAAGagttaaattttaatcatttaaaaagctCCTCAAGCctcgcgttttgaaaattaaaattcaactgtcccaagtggagaaatatcgtatcaTACTTGTTGTAGTTGTGAAATCTATATGTCACAGATAGAATGCTTGTAGATATTCTTGCACCTCAACTTAAGGTTGGCTTTTGTAATTTGACAACTAGTATGATATTTTCGTTGTTTTTCCCTTGTTATGTGAGTTAGACTATTAATTTTCTCATGATGAAAAAACTGTCTCGATAATAGAACATTTGTATCACGAACTGTTTGACCATTatgtaataaccgtttcacagttgatataggatatgttccttgtgtcgtaactacaatctggttcccttttcacgaatgttacctaccgaattagacaatttccCGGACTTTTAAtatcatgagcaacacgaacggtgtcacatgtggaacatcTCAAGTTTTTCAaaaggggttcgtgttgcttagtcttcagttttcaatgttgtgtcttgtgtacttttatgtgtctggttgtctttttcttttttggtaatggctttgtcagtttattttttatctatgagttggTATGTCCCTCTGCTAACTCACGAACTTCTTTTTCATATATTGACTTAACTTTTTCCTTTGGTAATAATGGTCggttaaaaatttaaattcaatattCTATCAAATATGGTCCTTTGCATTTTCCGTTGAAAATCTCGATCGGTGTGTATTACAAAGGATTTCCTATTTAACGTTTTATATTCTAAACAATTATTTCACATTTCGATGTTCTCTATCCGAGAAGTGTCATCTGTTCATTGGGCATGGTCATGCATGTATAATGTGAAAGAACGTATTTTTTTGCAGAACATAACATACTTTTTAAATTACACTTCTCTCacaatgaaaattttatttgGTAAAACATGACTTGAAGGAATTTATTTTTACTCGAACAATATGACCGATTTCGACGCTTATTGCCTCTATTCCTTTGAAAAATCTACCATAACATTATTTCTGTATGatatctgaaagaaaataaatatatatacagttaTATATCGTATTTAAATAGGGACAGGAGGTTTTAAATGTCCAGATGGTCAGTCTTCCCTGAATGGATTTCATCCCGGCTGCACAAGTAAGTATATGCTAGCATTGCTGACTGTAgttaaaaagttaaaagattTCTACACCATAATTTTAATTCTTTGAAGTTATTTGACTgttttctttcatatttgtttttaatttaaattctgaCAAAGTTATTATAGCATAGCCTTGATAACTGTTCTAGGAAAAAGTGTTATTATGAAATTCAGCATTAGGGATTTTTGGACCTAATAGTTTCATGACTCGAACGATTTGATGTAGTAGGCTTGCTtcaaatatcatatttaaaattttgagatTCGGAACTTATTTCATTGTTTTCCAAGTGTGTTATAATCTATGAAAAATGGTAACATCATTGCTAGATAACCTGGATGTTCATGACATCTTTACTTGAAATAGATAATAAAACGTATTTTAGTTAGCATTGTCGAACGTTATTTATTGGTTTCGTATAGACATGAACGCAATTTGTTATTCAATACGGGCATATATTGTGCATTATCTTGatctttaatttgttaaaatatgtgTTATGATAATCTGTTAACAATGTATGTCACATTAAAGTTTGCAATTTGATATCATGAATTGgaatttttttgaagaaaaatgtaATTCAATCTGTATTTTAAAATCTTACAGTAATTATAATAACAATTTTAAGTATTTGTTTTTACAAGGACGCAATAATACAAACATGGTTAATAATCTTAATAGAAAACATCTAATTCTAAATAAatgttgattttactttttgcatttaATACATAGAATCAACTAAATTTTGTACTCGTCATGCTTCAATTCTCGTTCGGAAATGTTTACTTAGTCTAGAAAATATAATTATGCCTGCGCTCTAATAGATAACTCGTTAATAGTAACCTTTAGCACAAATTAAAATGCATTTGCTATGAAAccttaaaatattgcaaaaattgcTAGTAAAAGCTTTTTAGCAAAGTAACGTTATACGTTTCGttaataaaaagcaaaataaccaatcataaaacatttttttaaaagattttgtatAAACTATgtatgatattgttttttttttggaacatgTTATATTTTGAGTGAATAACTTACATTGCATTTTCATTAAACATTTGCTCTtttcaatagataattatattggttttgtaaatcaatgttgtGAACAGTAAAATACTATTctaaatataatattattttcccaatttcaattctcaattttattttaatatttctttaacaTTTGGTTAAAATAATGGGTTGTATAGATACGGAAAACCAAGATTCATTGTACATAATGATTTCTTCCGAATGGAATGTTTTcatatctattatttttttaatactcaTAGTTGCTTTAATTCAAATATAGGTACCGGATTTCCTACCGAAGAAGTGGTCCCTCGAGTAATATCAAGTTTGGATATTGGATCTTTTGATCAAAAGAATCCACAGTATGGACCAAGTCTCGTTGTGGTTTTTCAGTGTATATTTGATGAAGTTTTGTCTTATGTTTATGATGTGAGCTGGTATATTAATGATCATTATGTCAAAGAGTACCAAAACAAATTGTACAATGAAATAAGAAAGACGGACCTTCGTCCAGAAGACTGGGTTGGAAGACATCGTATGAATATGATTGTAAGTAAACTATTtacaatgtaaaaatataaaacgaaATACTTAAAATCCCATATTTTTGTAGATTAAACCGTCTTTAGTCTAGATCAACACCGAATGATCAAACAATAAATGACAATTGCtgtgaaaaaaacattgaagCCTAAAAACTTAATTTAGGATAAAACAACAgatgaaaacattgaaaacatttatatataaatttatactagaacacacccacgAAATCTCGGGAACatagagcgtatgtaaactgtaaaaaaatataactggagaatttcaggagaggcATCAAAAGTCAAAGGGACTTGGAACATTTGTTTTGCCcacccccttttttccaaataccTATTTTTATTCCTTCTGTTTTTTTGTATACTatgaaaatacatatatatttcacaaaaagtcagtccgatgacggaaacaatatctggatgcctttattttcgttttcctcccaaaatgaGTTAACCCAAACTGAAATACTTTGAGCAAGGGTGGTAAATGCTAGAACACATCCGCGAAATGGCATgcagagcgtggttgaaagtatgtaaacggattaatttttgaaaaaagatttaatgactggaggaTTTCAGGAAACGTATCAAAAGTTATAGGTACTTTGGGacatgacaattgtttttctagcccggctcctcattccccccccccccctattaaTTTCATGTTCATAATTAATAAACAGCGTTTGTCTGTAtaatattatgaacattcattactataaataaagtggttttgctttttactatcaattctcagtttactaatcgatccacggcggtcattgacatattatatagaccctctctatttaataaactctgtggatatttaacttgaaaatgatagcagataacaaatacactttattcatagtctgtgtatgttcaaagtacagaaaaacgcaaaccggaagtctagtctgacttaaaatttcgtccaatgacggaaaaatatccgaacgcattttttttcttttttctcccaaaataaaccaatctgaataatcataagaatggatgacaaatgcgactatacatggtacctataggacacagaggcatgatggttgatttattgtggaagaaagagaagcgacacacaaaatgaggtcttctcgtttaataatATAGATGTATGAATTACTGGAATTGGTTTAATGAATACATGTATTGTGAATACACAttgaattaaattaatattttatgaaaactaTATGTATACATAGCTAAAAACATATTTTCAGTAGTACTTCAAAAATTAAATGTGCAATCATATGATGAATAATTTGTCTACTTGGAAATGGTTACTTTACCATCTCAAAATAAAAACTGAAGTCTTTAGGCTGGGTTCATACTTTCCTACTGTATATATTCAGTTGTTCCTTACTTCTATACATGTAGATGTACATTAGAAATTACTTAAAAATAGGAACACATTCTTTATCTCAATTAGGATTACAATCAGTAACTTTAACCGATGCCCGTCAATCAAATAATAGTACGGTTTTGAGTTTTTCTGATTCAAATTGTTGTCATTCCAATGTTTTTTTCGGTGGTTGTGGATTCACTGCTTGTATAAAAATTATTCAAGTAATCAACTATAAACTATGGTGTGTTTCTTTAAAGGTAAAGTGTTCAGTTAGACTAAGGAATGCAACTGGCACAATACCTGGGTTTTATCACGACAGTGACTGGTTTAAAGCAGGGGTTTATGTAAGTATCAAAGTATATCATAGTAAATAAAAAAGGcgactaataaaaaaaacttaaattgaaaataaaattggaatATCACTGTGTTAAATTAATcaataaagatttttttgaaattcaATTAAGGCAGCTAATATTTCTGATAATTTTACGTGtttgtataatttatttatgttgtaatcTGTGAAAAGAATGTATTATCTCTAAATATTGTTGGTTAAGTCTAGCTGTTTCAGTCAgaattctacttcgtcaaaattatctcatCCTTACTTCAACTTATTTTATCAATTGTTAAAACGGATgtcattgtagggatgacgcgcttcAAGTTTACTTCTCGTAAAGTATATAGTATATTCTAGTATGTTATTTAATTATCGAGCCCAATTAAATAgtgtttttaaatctttcataGCCTATTAATCTTTTTTTCTTGAGGTTTTGTGCTCCGTGTGGAGGGCATCACTGTCACTAAGAGCTGCAATTAACCCAAATGAAATGTTTGTGcgtttgtagaattttgtttctAAAAACGGTCATTTGGGTCAGATCAAAGCTTTATAAAGAACTATCTGTATTCTTTTTGAGGAAGTAGTTTTAGCGGAATGTTTTCTTGTGAACCAAAAAGACCAACTACTTACATTCGCGCATACCACAATGgattagatttttgtttaaatgtttttaaagtttacaaaaatttggAAGCGCTATACtatgattaaacatgtttaagtaAAAACGACATATATAAGATGCATAAAATTCTTAATCAGGGCAAAAGTTTCAAAGAAGGAAAGTTGCCtcccaaaacatcaatataataatataaaactaGGCACCATTTAACATTTTAAACCAATATATATAATCAATTCCAATATACCAATTTAGGATCTTCTCCTTCTCAAACAATGAGGtccatttctttctttttttctaatttcaactTGGTATCCGCCTGGTTTAACTCAAAATGATCAGGGGTTTGTTTTGTACATTGTTTCGAATCCTAACGcaacaaaatatttattcatcTTAGATGAGATGTAGATATGATTTCTGtttcagcctgaaaacttccaATACCAAGTCATTGAAAGTGAAAATACTTTAATATCCTACAACGTTACAGTACCTGTGGGATGTTTTAGTGCCTATAATCAAAACCAATgtcatcatctactttatatcaCTCAGCCTAATTACCAGCAGACACCAGCGACATGTTCGTCAAGTAATATTTTACAACAGGATATTGCTTTTAACGGTTTTGAATTTTGCGGCTTATCAATTCCATCATCAACTCATGGACAGAAAATTCAGTTTAATGTAACAGGATACATTGATGGACAGTACAACGGAGATAGAAAACGCACCACTCAAATAAGTGTTACGTCACGACCTAGTACAGCTGACCGATCTGGTGCTTGGGATAATATTTCAATTCCGATTATAAAGGTGATTAGTTTCTAGATTGAATTGTctttcatttgttatatttcgGAGCCTTTTGTAGCTTAGTATGATGTTTGCTTCTTGCTGAAGGTCATGCGTTGATCTTTAGCTACTAACTTCTATATTAAATTATCCCTGATAACGATTTGACTCATTGGCCTTCATACcacttttgtatttttataactACATCGGGAAGTGTTCGAATATCTCAAATGAGACATTTCAGTTATTATTTTATGATTCTTAAAACACTTTATACAATAACGTCCATTTTGATGGTAATATCTCAATGTATGACTGAACAGGAGAAAAGGAAAAATAGAAGTTTACTAAATCTCTCTTATTTATACCAATTAGAAGATATTTTTTTGGTTGACATAATCATAACTTAAACTATGAATACAAAATGtcatttaatgtttttttgtacCAAATACCATGACAatatgtttaaagaaatacataCATGATATTATATCTTCACTTTCCACAGTAAGTACCAAAAATTATTGTGCATGtctcaatcaaacaatcaattgATATGTTTTCCCGGAAAAGTGAAATAACTTTATATAGTAACATGTTtttattgtaaaagtttaaaaaaaataatactgtaaTGTTCTTTAGTTTGACTACTTTCAGCTGTGGTAAATTAAGTTAAAATgtcataaaaacaaatttaaaactcaatgtttctttttttcttttttctagatTTTAGTGTCTGATGCCGATGAAAAAATGAAAGGTCGTCATTGTCAAGTTTACAACGATCCACATTTCTATACTGCAGATAGGAAATATTATAACTATTATGGGACAGGAGAGCACATACTCTACCAGAACACAAAATATCCTTATCAGGTAATTTAGATATTAAAATTGAGTGATTCATATAAACGTTTATCACACTTAATTCTTGCACCAtccaataaatgtattttttaaaacttcattttATTTAAGACTTCATACAATTTGTATCTCTACAATAGATTTAGATAGTATACAGCCATTTCACGACTGTTATACAAAGAAAATGAACGTGTCATAAAACTTAGAGGTTAACCCACCATTGTCTTTGGAGAGTATTTGAAGAAATTCGAATATTGCAATAGTTTTTGACTCGTTCTGATGAGTGATAGCGATTGATTCTGTAAGTTTTCATTGAATACTTTTGCATTTGCCTTggagttttgtattttcattaaaattttcttaaaacaggTTGTTAATCTGTAAAAAAACAGGAATCAGGATAACGACGTAACTTCGAAAGCGTTGTACAAAATCTGCATAATTGGCGAGTTCAGTCAGTATATCGATATGAAAAAGCGGATTGTTTTGCTGTATCCTTCGAAGTCAAAATAAAAACGTTCGTCTAACAATTAGTTGTAGTCGTCATACTATATCGCCAATATGCGAATTACAGGTTTGACTATATATTAAGCACAATAACAACTGTTAAACTCGACTCCGTTAAAACAATTCTCCGACAGTTTTCATTCTTGGTCGATTTGTTATTCATCATAGTTTATAACATGTACCCTCATTTCGATAAGAcggtagttaaaaaaaaatataggtcttTTACCTTTTCATTATTAAGGTAACGCAATACTTTGTAAAGGTAACTTCACAGATCTTTTCCTCGAACTTTTCTACATAAATGTGGTTATTTGTCAGGATGTGTGGTTTAGCCTGTGTTATCGTCGTTTTTATTCATTACAAATATCTGCATGAGTTATGAGGCTGTAACTCTCACCGGGCTACTTTCCTAATTAAAGAGTGCATGGAAAATCTTAATCATTTtaacaaattgaacttttttcGTTATTTTAGTTGTGGCATTCCACTTTTCCCCGTATGTGAATTCGTATGGATATCACGCCATCGATCAATACTAGTAAGACAACTAGATTCTCCAAAAATCTAAggttaattaaatatatttcattgtgttttaaatcttttatagaGATTCAACAAATCCATTTTCTGTTATTAAAGGTAAATGCAGTGTTTACAAAATGTTGGAGGGCATCATGTAACTGTGGAATAGCTATACGAAGTGGCAAGTCCTTACTGGTAGTAAGAACATGTGCAACAGTTTCAAGAACAAAGTTTGTGCGTGGTTTATCAACACCTTATATTGCTAAACGAGTATGCGATGACAGTAGTATATCTATTGACAATAGTCAGGATTCGGGTAAAAAATTTGTTGTAAGTGCTATtttataccccagtcccactaggccacgatcgcactacgatctgtgaaaaaaatgcaaattttgatgatcgtagtgcgatcgtgtagatcgcagtaaggtcgtatcacggtcgtggtaaggtcttcaagatcgtgaagagcgtggccaactttgaacatgttcaaaacaatcgtggtgcggtcgtggcgaaatcaggtcgtagtagaagcgaagtgagagcgcactaagatcgcaaaggtcgctgtacaatcgtagcgagattATGCCCCCGTCACACTAGACCAAGTTCCCATCACGTTCCCAGTGCGTTCTGAAAAAGTAGGCGAACGTAGTGGGAACTTCTAAGTCGTGGTACGAACGCAGTGCAAACTTATATGGTCGTACTGCGAACTTGCATGGACGTGGTAAGGTCTTATTGGACGTGAAGGACGTGAAataattttgaacatgttcaaaacaaacGTAGTGAGAACTTCCTGAATATAAAACGCAGTAAAGACCTAATAAGAACGTATTGAGAACGGCTTGGTCGTAGTAAGGACTAGTTATGAACCGTATGGACGTAGTACGGACGTGATAAATTTGAAAGCCGTCATCACTGCGTTTTTACTACGTTCTTGGAGATTGCATCAGGACCTTACTACGACTGCTCTACGTCTTTACTACGATCTTTTAGAACTTGGTGATTTAGGGAAGTTTTCAACACGACCTCGCGAAGACTATTCTACGTTCTTATTACGTTCTAAAAGACCTTAGTACGTTCTTTGTACGACCTATCGGTATGCAGTACGTCTTTACCACGTCTGCGGTGCGTTTGCAGCAGGTTTGCATCAGATCTCTGTTACCCGTGTTGAATATGGTATATATAGGGGTTTTTTTAAAGACGGAATCATTTGTAATTGTACTGTTGAACGATAGAACAAGATTAACTTCTACTTCATACATCATTACAAGGACAACAAGCTCTTCTTGATGCTCAAGTTGCGCTTTTCTGCTTCaggataaaaagaaaacaaaggagACCCAGAACATGGTGGGTGCGTCCCTGGCTTACTCAGGAAAGAAGGCTTATGTTTGGCCACTATGATAGACTGATGCAGGAGTTGAGAATGGAGGATCAACAGTCGTTTTTCAACTTTCTGAGATGTTCGACGAAATATTGAATAGAGTAGGTCCCAGAATTCAAAGGAGAGATACCCGGCTTAGAAAAGCATTGGAACCAGGCCTGAAGCTCGAATAGCGTGATATTGCTGAAGAGTTCCAGCGAAAATGGAATGTTCCACATGCCTGTGGTGCTCTCGATGGCAAACATATAGCCATTAGATGTCCTTCAAATACAGGATCACTCTTTCATAATTACAAGGGATTTTTTTCAGTGGTTCTCCTTGCATTAGTTGACGCGGATTACAAGTTTTTGTGGATTGACATTGGTGGTTGTGGATCAATGTCTGATGCTCAGATCTACAACAATTCTGAACTTAAAGAGTGCTTGGAAGAAGAAACGATTGGCTTTCCAGACCCGGATCCAATGCCGAACGGTGACAAAAATGTGCCATATTTCATTCTTGGAGATGACGCTTTTGGTTTGAGAACATATCTGATGAAGCCTTATTCTCAACGAGGCTTAACAGATGAACAAttgataactaattacagaaTATCGAGAGGAAGACGTGTGGTTGAAAACGCATTTGGTATACTGGCCCAACGATGGCAATTATTACTTACCACCATGATGCAGCAGCCAAATGTAGTACGAAACATTGTCGAGTGTTGCGTTTGTCTGCACAATGTGATGAGAC includes:
- the LOC139522591 gene encoding uncharacterized protein, producing MDVRDIAEEFQRKWNVPHACGALDGKHIAIRCPSNTGSLFHNYKGFFSVVLLALVDADYKFLWIDIGGCGSMSDAQIYNNSELKECLEEETIGFPDPDPMPNGDKNVPYFILGDDAFGLRTYLMKPYSQRGLTDEQLITNYRISRGRRVVENAFGILAQRWQLLLTTMMQQPNVVRNIVECCVCLHNVMRLRYPTQQNAQLDMENDQHDLIPGLWRATANMYEVNMVIGPNRDTVAAKKQREYLRLYFNSQAGSVPWQNRMISA